A portion of the Cervus elaphus chromosome X, mCerEla1.1, whole genome shotgun sequence genome contains these proteins:
- the LOC122690541 gene encoding 60S ribosomal protein L31-like: protein MALAKKWSKKGHLAMNEVVTREYTINTHKCIQGVAFKKCAPGVLKRIQKSAMRKMETPDVYVDTSLSKAVWPKGISNVSHQVHVLLFRKCNKHEEAHQLYTLVSHSPLTTLKNLQLMWMRTNQ from the coding sequence ATGGCTCTTGCAAAGAAGTGGAGCAAGAAGGGCCATCTTGCAATGAATGAGGTAGTGACCAGAGAATACACCATCAACACACACAAGTGCATCCAGGGAGTGGCCTTCAAGAAGTGTGCCCCTGGGGTACTCAAACGGATCCAGAAATCTGCCATGAGGAAGATGGAAACTCCAGATGTGTACGTTGACACAAGTCTTAGTAAAGCTGTCTGGCCCAAAGGAATAAGCAATGTCTCACACCAGGTCCATGTCCTCTTGTTCAGAAAATGTAATAAGCATGAAGAGGCACATCAGCTCTATACACTGGTTAGCCATTCACCTCtcactactttaaaaaatctacagTTAATGTGGATGAGAACTAACCAATGA